Proteins from a genomic interval of Arachis hypogaea cultivar Tifrunner chromosome 10, arahy.Tifrunner.gnm2.J5K5, whole genome shotgun sequence:
- the LOC112716091 gene encoding GATA transcription factor 9, giving the protein MEAQELFEQQQDNNAPSSEHFMVEEFFDFSNEEAATAPFIPNTTTTNSTHSSPTALDSINSSSTNPNFLTADLSVPYDDLAELEWLSNFTEESFSSEDLQRMQLISGIKARSDTEAREFHHQVEPNRANSILNPQLSVPAKARSKRSRGPTCNWNSRLLVVSPTTSSSQPEPMALPKKPVARKKDSRDEEGEGRKCLHCATDKTPQWRTGPMGPKTLCNACGVRYKSGRLVPEYRPAASPTFVLTKHSNSHRKVLELRRQKEMMRAQQQHQQQLLHHHHHQSIMFDVSSNGQDYLIHQQLGPHFGHLI; this is encoded by the exons ATGGAAGCTCAAGAGTTGTTTGAGCAGCAGCAAGACAATAATGCCCCGAGTTCTGAGCATTTCATGGTTGAGGAATTCTTTGATTTCTCGAACGAAGAAGCAGCTACTGCTCCGTTTATtcccaacaccaccaccaccaactccACCCACTCCTCCCCCACTGCCCTAGACAGCATCAATTCCTCTTCCACGAACCCCAATTTCCTGACCGCCGACCTCTCCGTCCCG TACGATGATCTTGCTGAACTGGAATGGTTATCCAATTTCACCGAGGAATCATTTTCGAGCGAGGACCTGCAGAGGATGCAGCTCATATCAGGCATAAAGGCCCGAAGCGACACCGAGGCCCGTGAATTCCACCACCAAGTTGAGCCCAACCGAGCCAACTCAATACTCAACCCACAACTGTCGGTTCCAGCTAAGGCCCGAAGCAAGCGCTCGCGTGGGCCGACATGCAACTGGAACTCCCGCCTCCTCGTGGTGTCCCCAACCACATCATCTTCCCAGCCCGAGCCCATGGCTCTTCCCAAGAAGCCCGTGGCAAGGAAGAAGGACAGCAGAGATGAAGAAGGGGAGGGCAGGAAGTGCCTGCATTGCGCCACAGACAAGACACCTCAGTGGCGGACAGGGCCCATGGGCCCAAAGACATTGTGCAATGCATGCGGAGTGAGGTATAAGTCAGGCCGGCTGGTGCCTGAGTATAGGCCGGCTGCCAGCCCGACTTTCGTGCTGACTAAGCACTCAAACTCGCACCGGAAGGTTCTGGAGTTGCGGCGCCAAAAGGAGATGATGCGGGCCCAGCAACAACATCAGCAGCAACTGcttcatcatcaccatcaccagAGCATCATGTTTGATGTCTCATCCAACGGTCAGGATTACTTGATCCATCAGCAACTGGGTCCCCATTTTGGCCACCTAATCTAG